A portion of the Sandaracinobacteroides saxicola genome contains these proteins:
- a CDS encoding TetR/AcrR family transcriptional regulator: protein MTKAGDIRDKERAMGRPALSELQRTEARRRIRDAALDIYREGGVEAVSIRSVAQRVGVAASGIYSYFDSRQALIESLWLDPVLATVQQMIDVAAQTPDPIARIERVLRIYIDFARDNPDVYRGAFLYVRPDSAAAVPGRNLSELPFHTIMRDAIDEAQRDNRAGEGDPALMAQLLWAGLHGALALPVNVEHWAFAPQPALAEAMIDLLLRGIRCVAF, encoded by the coding sequence ATGACAAAGGCCGGTGACATCAGGGACAAGGAACGGGCCATGGGCCGGCCGGCATTGAGCGAATTGCAGCGGACCGAAGCGCGGCGGCGCATTCGTGACGCGGCGCTGGACATCTATCGCGAAGGCGGGGTCGAGGCGGTGTCGATCCGGTCGGTGGCGCAGCGCGTGGGGGTGGCCGCCTCCGGCATCTATTCCTATTTCGACAGCCGGCAGGCGCTGATCGAATCGCTGTGGCTCGACCCCGTGCTGGCCACCGTGCAGCAGATGATCGATGTTGCCGCGCAGACCCCCGATCCCATCGCGCGGATCGAGCGGGTGCTGCGCATCTATATCGACTTCGCGCGCGACAATCCGGACGTCTATCGCGGTGCCTTCCTGTATGTGCGGCCCGACTCGGCCGCCGCCGTGCCGGGGCGCAACCTCTCTGAACTGCCCTTCCACACGATCATGCGTGATGCCATCGACGAGGCGCAGCGCGACAACCGCGCCGGTGAGGGCGATCCCGCGCTGATGGCACAATTGCTGTGGGCCGGGCTGCACGGCGCGCTGGCGCTGCCGGTCAATGTCGAGCATTGGGCGTTCGCGCCGCAGCCGGCGCTTGCCGAGGCCATGATCGATCTGCTGCTGCGCGGGATCCGCTGCGTGGCTTTCTGA
- a CDS encoding TonB-dependent receptor gives MASTQTAAQTATRVEAAPPTIIVTAEKRDAPLLTTPASVGVIGDAAIGNAFLVDTIDLTLLDPSLTIGGGRIRIRGVGTDAFDVAAEPSVSFAVDGVVLGRTGQAFLDLVDVERVEVLRGPQGTLYGKNVSAGLVNVITKAPSRRLEAEAELIAVEQGEYQVKAAVSGPVSERLRLRLSGSYKRIGDFLENPVIGRKTNGDESWTVRGKATLDLSDSVEATLSVWTRRGDRTGPDETFRIVSDPTIAAAIRPVVAGIGNRQVATDGTSFTRLDETGAILDLAWRPDDGATLRSISAFIATKTRGSDDVDGRPDLTPLYSGGITPLGTAGPIILTQANRQKITQYSQEFRLTSPDGPVQYVAGLYGFKLRLEDSLTRAFDVCIPTGLNLLPALPPGSPCFDPALLRGQPPGILPLTTAFGAAAGRAAVDRVVDTETAAAFGQVDVRVAPRLTLTGGLQLQYDRTAFTVSQPFPSQPPLGFGADLGPTRGATDSTALSGRVAARFDIRPDLSSYASYTRGYKSPTASLQGATVGRVDAETSNAFEIGLKANLADGRLFIQAAAFWTDYRNFQTEAFSPASASFVLTNAGNTRTRGIELSLTARPTRHLSLSGGLSYTDATIRRFPQGQCFAPTALDPRCVTRIVNGAVVQSADLAGGDLPNSPDLKVNLTVRYEAPVSETVTLFGQAAFVWQDKVQYDLSQNPNTIQGAYGLLDVSAGIGSRDERVQLTLFAKNLLDQRWSSFIFQDFVQRDSVNILQFFDKRSSRLFGASLRFRY, from the coding sequence ATGGCATCGACACAGACGGCGGCACAGACAGCGACGCGCGTGGAGGCCGCGCCACCCACCATCATCGTCACCGCGGAGAAGCGCGATGCGCCGCTGCTGACCACGCCGGCCTCGGTCGGGGTGATCGGCGACGCCGCGATCGGCAACGCTTTTCTGGTCGATACCATCGACCTGACATTGCTCGACCCGTCGCTGACCATCGGCGGCGGGCGCATCCGCATCCGCGGCGTGGGCACCGACGCCTTCGACGTGGCGGCGGAACCCAGCGTGTCGTTCGCGGTCGATGGCGTGGTGCTCGGTCGCACCGGCCAGGCATTCCTGGACCTGGTCGATGTCGAACGGGTGGAGGTGCTGCGCGGACCGCAAGGCACGCTCTATGGCAAGAATGTGTCGGCCGGGCTGGTCAATGTCATCACCAAGGCGCCGTCGCGTCGGCTGGAGGCGGAGGCCGAGTTGATCGCGGTGGAACAGGGCGAGTATCAGGTGAAGGCCGCCGTATCGGGGCCGGTCAGCGAACGGCTGCGGCTGCGCCTGTCGGGCAGCTACAAGCGGATCGGCGATTTCCTGGAAAACCCGGTGATCGGGCGCAAGACCAACGGCGACGAAAGCTGGACGGTGCGCGGCAAGGCGACGCTCGACCTGTCCGACAGCGTCGAGGCGACGCTGAGCGTCTGGACGCGCCGTGGCGACCGAACGGGGCCGGACGAGACCTTCCGCATCGTCAGCGATCCTACGATCGCCGCCGCCATCCGCCCGGTGGTGGCGGGCATCGGCAACCGGCAGGTGGCGACCGACGGCACCAGCTTCACGCGGCTCGACGAGACCGGTGCCATCCTCGACCTCGCCTGGCGGCCCGACGATGGCGCCACGCTGCGTTCCATCAGCGCCTTCATCGCCACGAAAACGCGCGGCAGCGACGATGTCGACGGCCGTCCCGACCTGACACCGCTGTACAGCGGCGGCATCACACCGCTGGGCACCGCCGGGCCGATCATCCTGACACAGGCGAACCGGCAGAAGATCACGCAATATTCGCAGGAATTCCGCCTCACGTCGCCCGATGGCCCGGTGCAATATGTCGCCGGGCTCTATGGCTTCAAGCTGAGACTGGAGGACAGCCTGACACGCGCCTTCGATGTCTGCATCCCCACCGGCCTCAACCTGCTGCCGGCGCTGCCGCCGGGATCGCCCTGCTTCGATCCGGCGCTGCTGCGGGGTCAGCCGCCGGGCATCCTGCCGTTGACCACCGCCTTCGGCGCGGCGGCGGGCCGGGCGGCGGTGGACCGGGTGGTGGACACCGAAACCGCCGCGGCGTTCGGCCAGGTGGACGTGCGGGTCGCGCCGCGGCTGACGCTGACCGGGGGTCTGCAGCTGCAATATGACCGCACCGCCTTCACCGTCAGCCAGCCCTTCCCTTCGCAGCCGCCGCTGGGGTTCGGCGCCGACCTGGGGCCGACACGGGGAGCGACCGATTCGACCGCGCTGTCGGGCCGGGTCGCCGCCCGTTTCGACATCCGGCCGGACCTCAGCAGCTATGCTTCCTACACCCGCGGCTACAAGTCGCCGACCGCGAGCCTGCAGGGGGCGACGGTGGGACGGGTGGACGCGGAAACGTCGAACGCGTTCGAAATAGGGCTGAAGGCCAATCTGGCCGACGGCCGGTTGTTCATCCAGGCGGCCGCCTTCTGGACCGACTATCGCAATTTCCAGACCGAGGCGTTCAGCCCCGCTTCCGCCAGCTTCGTGCTGACCAACGCCGGCAACACCCGCACGCGCGGCATCGAGTTGAGCCTGACCGCGCGGCCGACCCGGCACCTGAGCCTGAGCGGCGGCCTGTCCTATACCGACGCCACCATCCGGCGTTTCCCGCAGGGCCAATGTTTCGCGCCGACCGCGCTCGACCCGCGCTGCGTCACGCGCATCGTCAACGGCGCGGTGGTGCAGTCGGCCGACCTGGCTGGTGGCGACCTGCCCAATTCGCCCGACCTGAAGGTCAACCTGACGGTGCGGTACGAGGCGCCGGTGAGCGAGACGGTGACACTGTTCGGACAAGCCGCCTTCGTGTGGCAGGACAAGGTGCAATATGACCTGTCGCAGAACCCCAACACCATCCAGGGCGCCTATGGCCTGCTGGATGTCAGCGCCGGCATCGGCAGCCGTGACGAGCGCGTGCAGTTGACGCTGTTCGCGAAGAACCTGCTCGACCAGCGCTGGAGCAGCTTCATCTTCCAGGACTTTGTCCAGCGCGACAGCGTCAACATCCTGCAATTCTTCGACAAGCGATCGTCCCGCCTGTTCGGTGCCTCGTTGCGCTTCCGCTATTGA
- a CDS encoding IlvD/Edd family dehydratase — protein sequence MPTTPPPLRSRAWFDNPDNIDMTALYIERYLNFGLSQQELQSGRPIIGIAQTGSDLSPCNRHHLVLAERVREGIRDAGGIAIEFPVHPIQETGKRPTAALDRNLAYLGLVEVLHGYPLDGVVLTIGCDKTTPACLMAAATVDIPAIALSVGPMLNGWHKGERTGSGTIVWKAREMLANGAIDAAGFVALVASSAPSTGYCNTMGTATTMNSLAEALGMQLPGSAAIPAPYRDRQEIAWRTGKRIVDMVREQLKPSDILTREAFLNAIVVNSAIGGSTNAPIHLTAIARHAGIDLPLSDFETHGHAVPLLVNLQPAGEYLGEDYYRAGGVPAVVAELMRHGLIHQDAMTANGRTIGDNCRDAVIEDERVIRRFETPLLKDAGFIVLGGNLFDAAVMKTSVISADFRARYLSNPADPDAFEGPAIVFDGPEDYHARIDDPALGIDAGTLLFMRGTGPVGYPGSAEVVNMRAPGYLIREGIASLPCIGDGRQSGTSGSPSILNAAPEAAAGGGLAILKSGDRVRMDLRRRRVDVLISDAELAARRAALAAEGGYRIPPAQTPWQALYREKVGQLHTGAILEGTESFQRVAAVLPRDSH from the coding sequence ATGCCCACCACACCGCCACCGCTGCGCTCCCGCGCCTGGTTCGACAATCCCGACAATATCGACATGACCGCGCTCTATATCGAGCGCTACCTCAACTTCGGCCTCAGCCAGCAGGAGCTGCAATCCGGCCGGCCGATCATCGGCATCGCGCAGACCGGCAGCGACCTGTCACCCTGCAACCGCCACCACCTCGTCCTTGCCGAGCGGGTGCGCGAGGGCATCCGCGACGCCGGCGGCATCGCCATCGAATTCCCGGTCCACCCGATCCAGGAAACCGGCAAGCGGCCCACCGCCGCGCTCGACCGCAACCTCGCCTATCTCGGCCTGGTCGAGGTGCTGCACGGCTATCCGCTCGACGGCGTCGTCCTCACCATCGGCTGCGACAAGACCACGCCCGCCTGCCTGATGGCGGCCGCCACCGTCGACATCCCGGCAATCGCGCTGTCGGTCGGGCCGATGCTGAACGGCTGGCACAAGGGCGAGCGCACCGGCTCCGGCACCATCGTGTGGAAGGCGCGCGAGATGCTGGCGAATGGCGCGATCGACGCCGCCGGCTTCGTCGCGCTGGTCGCCTCGTCGGCGCCGTCGACCGGCTATTGCAACACCATGGGCACGGCGACCACCATGAACTCGCTGGCGGAAGCGCTCGGCATGCAGCTCCCCGGCAGCGCCGCGATCCCCGCCCCCTATCGAGACCGGCAGGAAATCGCCTGGCGCACGGGGAAACGCATCGTCGACATGGTGCGCGAGCAGCTGAAACCTTCCGATATCCTGACGCGGGAGGCCTTTCTCAACGCCATCGTCGTCAATTCGGCGATCGGCGGCTCCACCAACGCGCCGATCCACCTGACGGCCATCGCCCGCCACGCCGGCATCGACCTGCCGCTGTCGGATTTCGAGACCCATGGCCATGCCGTGCCGCTGCTCGTCAACCTGCAACCCGCCGGCGAATATCTGGGTGAGGATTATTACCGTGCCGGCGGCGTTCCCGCCGTGGTCGCCGAACTGATGCGCCACGGCCTCATTCATCAGGACGCGATGACCGCCAATGGCCGCACGATCGGCGACAATTGCCGCGACGCCGTGATCGAGGACGAGCGCGTCATCCGACGGTTCGAAACGCCGCTGCTGAAGGATGCCGGCTTCATCGTGCTCGGCGGCAACCTGTTCGATGCCGCGGTGATGAAAACCAGCGTCATCTCCGCCGACTTCCGCGCCCGCTATCTGTCCAACCCCGCCGATCCCGACGCCTTCGAAGGCCCCGCCATCGTTTTCGACGGACCGGAGGACTACCACGCCCGAATCGACGACCCGGCGCTCGGCATCGACGCCGGCACGCTCCTCTTCATGCGCGGCACCGGCCCCGTCGGCTACCCCGGCTCGGCCGAGGTGGTGAACATGCGCGCGCCTGGCTACCTGATCCGGGAGGGCATCGCCTCGCTCCCCTGCATCGGCGACGGGCGCCAATCCGGCACCTCGGGCAGCCCGTCGATCCTGAACGCCGCGCCGGAGGCGGCGGCCGGTGGCGGGCTGGCGATCCTGAAAAGCGGCGACCGGGTGCGTATGGACCTGCGCCGTCGCCGCGTCGATGTGCTCATCAGCGATGCGGAACTGGCGGCGCGGCGCGCGGCGCTGGCAGCGGAAGGCGGCTATCGCATCCCGCCCGCGCAGACCCCCTGGCAGGCGCTCTACCGCGAAAAGGTCGGCCAGCTCCACACCGGTGCCATCCTGGAGGGCACCGAGAGCTTCCAGCGCGTCGCCGCGGTGCTGCCGCGCGACAGCCACTGA
- a CDS encoding mannitol dehydrogenase family protein has translation MPRLHPGTRPGPPPRYDRRAIHRGVVHIGVGAFHRAHQAPVFEAALNGGDARWGITGVSLRSPAVRDSLHPQDGLYTLVEAGGPRCDPRVIGALTRLLVAPEQPAAVVAALADPATHLVTLTVTEKGYQPGQGNAADFLARGLAARRAAGLAPFTAISCDNLPGNGGRLAAAVLAQVSDPALADWIVRRGAFPETMVDRIVPATTPRDVAAVAHALGVEDQATVRTEPFWQWVIQDRFAGERPDFPALGVHLTSDVRPWEQAKLRLLNGAHSAIAYIGGLAGIAFVHEFVADAARRRFIETLWHESASTLRLSAGFDLDGYCRALMARFANPSLPHRTAQIAIDGSQKLPQRLLAPLRHRAAAGQRSPALARAVAAWIRCVEVGTLLDDPLAAQLRRAAALGDAADRVRAMLALIDPLPLPPSAEAEIVDALAPPPTGSRQVTLEII, from the coding sequence ATCCCCCGCCTGCATCCCGGCACCCGCCCGGGCCCGCCACCCCGCTATGACCGCCGCGCCATCCACCGCGGTGTCGTCCACATCGGCGTCGGCGCCTTCCACCGTGCTCACCAGGCGCCCGTCTTCGAAGCCGCGCTGAACGGCGGGGACGCACGCTGGGGCATCACCGGCGTATCGCTGCGCTCCCCCGCCGTCCGCGACAGCCTGCACCCGCAGGACGGGCTCTACACCCTCGTGGAGGCCGGCGGCCCGCGGTGCGACCCCCGCGTCATCGGCGCCCTCACGCGGCTGCTGGTCGCGCCGGAACAGCCGGCGGCGGTCGTGGCCGCGCTCGCCGATCCCGCCACGCACCTCGTCACGCTGACGGTCACCGAAAAGGGCTACCAGCCAGGGCAGGGCAACGCCGCCGACTTTCTCGCCCGGGGGCTGGCGGCGCGCCGCGCGGCCGGCCTCGCCCCTTTCACCGCGATCAGCTGCGACAATCTTCCCGGCAACGGCGGTCGCCTGGCGGCCGCCGTTCTTGCCCAGGTCAGCGACCCGGCGCTGGCCGACTGGATCGTGCGGCGCGGCGCCTTTCCCGAGACCATGGTCGACCGCATCGTACCCGCCACGACGCCCCGGGACGTCGCCGCCGTCGCCCACGCGCTGGGGGTGGAGGACCAGGCGACCGTCCGCACCGAACCCTTCTGGCAGTGGGTGATCCAGGATCGTTTCGCCGGCGAACGCCCGGATTTCCCGGCGCTCGGCGTGCACCTCACCAGCGATGTCCGCCCTTGGGAGCAGGCGAAACTCCGCCTGCTGAACGGCGCCCATTCCGCCATCGCCTATATCGGCGGCCTTGCCGGCATCGCGTTCGTGCACGAATTCGTCGCCGATGCCGCCCGCCGCCGCTTCATCGAAACGCTGTGGCACGAAAGCGCGTCCACGCTGCGCCTGTCCGCCGGCTTCGACCTCGATGGCTATTGCCGTGCGTTGATGGCGCGTTTCGCCAACCCGTCGCTCCCACACCGCACCGCGCAGATCGCCATCGACGGGTCGCAGAAGCTGCCGCAGCGCCTGCTCGCGCCGCTGCGCCATCGCGCCGCCGCCGGGCAGCGGTCCCCGGCGCTTGCCCGCGCCGTCGCCGCCTGGATCCGCTGCGTGGAGGTAGGAACCCTTCTCGACGATCCGCTCGCCGCACAACTCCGCCGCGCCGCCGCGCTTGGCGACGCCGCCGATCGCGTCCGGGCCATGCTGGCGTTGATCGACCCCCTGCCGCTGCCGCCAAGCGCCGAAGCCGAAATCGTCGATGCCCTGGCGCCGCCTCCGACCGGATCACGGCAGGTGACGCTCGAAATTATATGA
- a CDS encoding sugar kinase, translated as MTTTGPVVCFGELLLRLTAPAGSMLLQDSYVNAHFAGAEANVAIALARLGHPARHVTRLPANPLGDAAIQHLRRYGVDTTGCRFADGRLGLYFLTPGASLRAAHIVYDRAGSAFAGIDADSFSWPPLLAGASRLHLSGITAALGAGPAAAASAAVAAARNAGIPVAFDGNYRASLWTGREHLAPALLRPLAAAADILFGDARDIALLLETAVADHDRAVAAAFAAFPNLAVVAGTRRTVLGSDRHRLSARLDSRAGHAETAAVEFPVVERIGGGDAFAAGVLHALAERPADLAHAAETGLALSILKHGLSGDASLTTAAELAAFRRGDRDVRR; from the coding sequence ATGACCACAACCGGTCCCGTCGTCTGTTTCGGCGAACTGCTGCTGCGCCTGACCGCCCCTGCCGGCAGCATGCTGCTGCAGGATTCATATGTGAACGCGCATTTCGCAGGTGCAGAGGCCAATGTCGCCATCGCGCTCGCCCGCCTCGGCCATCCGGCGCGCCATGTCACCCGCCTGCCGGCCAACCCGCTGGGTGATGCCGCGATCCAGCACCTGCGCCGATACGGCGTCGATACCACGGGATGCCGCTTCGCCGATGGCCGCCTCGGCCTCTATTTCCTCACTCCCGGCGCCTCGCTGCGCGCCGCCCACATCGTCTATGACCGCGCCGGCAGCGCCTTCGCCGGCATCGACGCCGACAGTTTCAGTTGGCCGCCCCTGCTCGCCGGCGCGTCGCGGCTGCATCTCTCCGGCATCACCGCAGCGCTCGGCGCCGGTCCCGCCGCCGCCGCATCGGCTGCCGTCGCCGCCGCCCGCAACGCCGGCATCCCGGTCGCGTTCGACGGCAACTACCGTGCCAGCCTGTGGACCGGCCGCGAGCATCTGGCACCCGCCTTGCTGCGCCCGCTCGCCGCCGCCGCCGACATCCTGTTCGGCGACGCGCGCGACATCGCCCTGCTGCTCGAAACCGCCGTCGCCGATCATGACCGCGCCGTCGCGGCCGCCTTCGCCGCCTTCCCCAACCTCGCCGTCGTCGCGGGCACCCGCCGCACCGTCCTGGGTAGCGACCGGCACCGCCTGTCCGCCCGGCTCGACAGCCGCGCCGGCCATGCCGAAACGGCGGCGGTCGAGTTTCCGGTGGTGGAACGCATCGGTGGCGGCGACGCCTTTGCCGCCGGCGTGCTGCACGCCCTTGCCGAACGGCCGGCCGATCTTGCCCATGCGGCGGAGACCGGCCTTGCGCTCTCCATCCTGAAACATGGGCTGTCGGGTGACGCCAGCCTGACCACCGCCGCCGAGCTCGCCGCCTTCCGCCGCGGCGACCGCGACGTCCGCCGGTGA
- a CDS encoding FadR/GntR family transcriptional regulator: MNEKAPSGRLYERVAQDLSARILRGEFAVGKRLPSERDLAQTYAVSRPTVREALIALELDGLIEVRVGSGVYVTANQPVGGTAGATDVGPFELLEARRAFESEVCALAAARITPEQIIALELLVDEMRRENERDVVMSEDADRRFHVQIAAATCNSVMVDTVEALWAARARSPQTKLLTLKAQQAGIIPREDEHSAIVDALRRRDPEAARRAMHTHLSRAVDSLLAATEVHEVEQARARVAAERQRYAAL; this comes from the coding sequence ATGAACGAAAAGGCACCCTCCGGTCGGCTCTATGAACGGGTTGCGCAGGACCTGTCCGCGCGCATTCTTCGCGGCGAGTTCGCGGTGGGCAAACGCCTGCCGTCGGAACGCGACCTCGCCCAGACCTATGCCGTCTCCCGCCCCACGGTCAGGGAGGCGCTGATCGCCCTCGAACTCGACGGCCTGATCGAGGTGCGGGTCGGCTCCGGGGTGTATGTCACCGCCAACCAGCCCGTCGGCGGCACCGCGGGCGCCACCGACGTCGGCCCGTTCGAGCTGCTGGAAGCCCGCCGCGCCTTCGAAAGCGAGGTCTGCGCGCTCGCCGCCGCGCGCATCACCCCCGAACAGATCATCGCGCTCGAACTTCTGGTGGACGAGATGCGCCGCGAGAACGAGCGCGACGTCGTCATGTCCGAAGATGCCGACCGGCGCTTCCATGTCCAGATCGCCGCCGCCACCTGCAACAGCGTGATGGTCGATACCGTCGAGGCGCTGTGGGCCGCCCGCGCCCGCTCGCCACAAACGAAACTGCTGACGCTGAAGGCGCAGCAGGCCGGCATCATCCCGCGGGAGGACGAGCACAGCGCCATCGTCGACGCGCTGCGCCGCCGCGATCCCGAGGCCGCCCGCCGCGCCATGCACACCCACCTCTCGCGCGCCGTCGATTCGCTGCTCGCCGCCACCGAGGTGCACGAAGTCGAACAGGCCCGCGCCCGCGTCGCCGCCGAACGACAGCGCTATGCCGCGCTCTGA
- the manD gene encoding D-mannonate dehydratase ManD yields MQVADEVKPRSLPCLTIRSAKVIVCSPGRNFVTLKIETDAGIYGIGDATLNGREKAVVAYLEEHVIPTLIGRDARSIEDIWQFLYRGAYWRRGPVTMRAIAAVDVALWDIKGKALGTPLYDLLGGRSRDRIMVYGHANGSTIEETVAAVGRYVDAGYQAVRAQCGVPGVKLAYGVGRGDLYYEPADSQLPTETSWSTARYLGFIPKLFDRLREVHGFDVHLLHDGHHRMTPLEAAQLGRSLEPHRLFWLEDVTPAENQEAFRLIRQHTVTPLAVGEIFNTIWDAKDLIQHQLIDYIRMTVVGSGGITHLRRVADFAALWGVRTGAHGATDLSPVTMGAALHFDSWVPNFGIQEYMRHSPETDAVFPHAYGFERGFMTPGEAPGHGVDIDEALAANYPYRPMQLPVARLEDGTMWNW; encoded by the coding sequence ATGCAGGTGGCGGACGAGGTCAAGCCACGGTCGCTGCCGTGCCTGACCATCCGGTCGGCCAAGGTGATCGTCTGTTCGCCCGGACGCAATTTCGTTACCCTCAAGATCGAGACGGATGCCGGAATATACGGCATCGGCGATGCCACACTCAATGGCCGCGAGAAAGCGGTTGTGGCCTATCTGGAAGAGCATGTCATCCCGACGCTGATCGGGCGCGATGCCCGGTCGATCGAGGATATCTGGCAGTTCCTGTACCGGGGCGCCTATTGGCGGCGCGGGCCGGTGACGATGCGCGCCATCGCCGCGGTGGATGTGGCATTGTGGGACATCAAGGGCAAGGCGCTGGGAACGCCGCTGTATGACCTGCTGGGCGGCAGGAGCCGTGACCGCATCATGGTCTATGGTCATGCCAATGGCTCGACCATTGAGGAGACGGTGGCGGCGGTGGGTCGCTACGTCGACGCCGGCTATCAGGCGGTGCGGGCGCAATGTGGTGTGCCGGGCGTGAAGCTGGCCTATGGCGTAGGGCGCGGCGATCTTTATTATGAGCCGGCCGACAGCCAGTTGCCGACGGAAACCAGCTGGTCGACGGCCCGCTATCTGGGCTTCATCCCCAAGCTGTTCGACCGGCTTCGCGAGGTCCATGGCTTCGACGTGCACCTGCTGCACGATGGCCATCACCGGATGACCCCGCTGGAGGCGGCACAGCTGGGCCGGTCGCTGGAGCCGCACCGGCTGTTCTGGCTGGAGGATGTGACCCCGGCCGAAAACCAGGAGGCCTTCCGGCTGATCCGGCAGCATACGGTAACGCCGCTGGCTGTGGGGGAGATTTTCAACACCATCTGGGACGCCAAGGACCTGATCCAGCACCAGCTGATCGACTATATCCGGATGACCGTGGTGGGGTCGGGCGGGATCACCCACCTGCGCCGGGTGGCCGATTTCGCCGCGCTGTGGGGCGTGCGCACCGGGGCGCACGGGGCGACCGACCTGTCCCCGGTGACGATGGGCGCGGCGCTGCATTTCGACAGCTGGGTGCCGAACTTCGGCATCCAGGAGTATATGCGCCACAGCCCGGAAACGGACGCCGTGTTCCCGCACGCCTATGGCTTCGAGCGGGGCTTCATGACGCCTGGCGAGGCGCCGGGACATGGCGTGGACATCGATGAGGCGCTGGCGGCGAACTATCCCTATCGGCCGATGCAGCTGCCCGTGGCGCGGCTGGAGGACGGGACGATGTGGAACTGGTGA